In one window of Lampris incognitus isolate fLamInc1 chromosome 3, fLamInc1.hap2, whole genome shotgun sequence DNA:
- the LOC130108928 gene encoding uncharacterized protein LOC130108928, whose amino-acid sequence MDGTDTARHNRGRYSNLKRVLLLLSVAGLQPGLTRSMEGDETNSDESEESETGGWVAQISGPDYVTVGVPCSFTCDAGCPSSSSCTYSMALDGQRAQGRGNVLAFTLTQWVEALTLTCTAEDDKTGLTETKTKKLQVLAGPANISILGSDLMRPSVSHSYSCHAYCRPSCHYTWRVDKGPWIRSQGNVINITPQELDTAKTIICKASNSVSGLFVAAARNITVTSGASEVRIEGPDYVEVGKRSKFTCVADCTPSCRFLWSVDGQSLRGSEIEMTVERPLKSITMKCEAQNTLTRKSTTVSKTVWTSDFNMAPHADQTTALLLCTFFIATVALL is encoded by the exons ATGGACGGGACAGACACTGCCAGACACAACAGAGGACGATACTCAAATCTGAAGCGGGTTCTTTTGCTCTTGTCCGTGGCAG GCCTGCAGCCCGGGTTAACACGGTCTATGGAAGGAGATGAGACGAACTCTGATGAAAGCGAGGAAAGTGAAACCG GAGGCTGGGTGGCGCAGATCTCCGGTCCAGACTACGTAACAGTGGGTGTGCCGTGCAGCTTCACATGTGATGCCGgctgcccctcctcctcctcctgtacaTATTCTATGGCGCTGGACGGGCAGCGTGCACAGGGCCGGGGCAACGTGCTCGCCTTCACGCTCACGCAGTGGGTGGAGGCCCTCACCCTGACGTGCACCGCCGAGGACGACAAGACCGGCTTGACTGAGACCAAGACAAAGAAGCTGCAGGTGTTGG CCGGACCTGCCAACATCTCCATCCTGGGCTCTGACCTGATGAGACCGTCGGTCAGCCACAGCTACAGCTGCCACGCCTACTGTCGGCCATCTTGCCACTACACCTGGCGGGTAGATAAGGGCCCGTGGATCAGGAGCCAAGGGAATGTCATCAATATCACTCCCCAGGAACTAGACACGGCCAAAACAATCATCTGTAAAGCCAGCAACAGCGTGTCTGGACTCTTTGTTGCGGCAGCCAGAAATATAACTGTGACAT cTGGTGCATCAGAAGTCCGTATCGAAGGCCCAGATTATGTTGAAGTTGGGAAAAGGTCAAAGTTCACATGTGTCGCCGACTGTACTCCTTCCTgtcgcttcctctggtcggtggatGGTCAGAGTTTAAGGGGGAGTGAGATTGAAATGACAGTGGAACGCCCACTGAAGTCCATCACCATGAAGTGTGAGGCTCAAAACACACTCACCAGGAAGTCCACCACAGTCTCCAAAACTGTATGGACGTCAG aTTTCAACATGGCCCCCCATGCTGACCAGaccacagctctgctcctctgcaCCTTCTTCATCGCCACTGTAGCTCTGCTGTGA